In Halopelagius longus, the following proteins share a genomic window:
- a CDS encoding HAD hydrolase family protein, with translation MERYDLIFRLYADFDAEGLRDVQDFLDVFPPVDSRTALDYWQDASDELEERKDEIREAFAAGDEFAEMAARASRDQAFTALDLHSKYDRGVNALVLDVDETLRSAGRTDNEIPRQTLHLLTQFHEAGVPIVICTGQTLENVKGFMIQGLGNELVHSGDFSIVYEAGTGVFTPGHGSQTKKLLYDGLDSEVREVFDEVRSRVLPQAPDDLRESVHLQGNEFNVTLKPNFDIGSDRAEAVIDRGLVYLVDLLGRAVYNAADVPDVAAEDADPEGWARAYYAEADPEITTVLDAEDAAPECVPEDVPDPIRSLFERIDVAYYHADAAEIGSLELNKTEGVKAALDVLDVSDPFVLVMGDSKSDLRVMRWAEEESAGIAAAPEHASEDVLDHVRSTDELVYDRGDAASMLRIAYVLNVLDEL, from the coding sequence ATGGAGCGGTACGACCTCATATTCCGTCTCTACGCCGACTTCGACGCGGAGGGACTTCGCGACGTACAGGACTTCCTCGACGTGTTTCCCCCGGTGGACTCCCGGACGGCCTTGGACTACTGGCAGGACGCGAGCGACGAACTGGAAGAACGGAAAGACGAGATACGCGAGGCGTTCGCCGCCGGCGACGAGTTCGCCGAGATGGCCGCCCGCGCCTCCCGAGACCAAGCGTTCACCGCGTTGGACCTCCACTCGAAGTACGACCGCGGGGTGAACGCGTTAGTCCTCGACGTGGACGAGACGCTCCGGTCTGCGGGCCGGACCGACAACGAGATTCCGCGCCAGACCCTGCACCTCCTGACGCAGTTCCACGAGGCGGGCGTCCCCATCGTCATCTGCACCGGGCAGACGCTCGAAAACGTCAAGGGGTTCATGATTCAGGGTCTCGGCAACGAACTCGTCCACTCGGGCGACTTCAGCATCGTCTACGAGGCCGGAACCGGCGTGTTCACGCCCGGACACGGGTCGCAGACGAAGAAACTCCTCTACGACGGGTTGGACTCGGAGGTCCGCGAGGTGTTCGACGAGGTTCGCTCGCGCGTCCTCCCGCAGGCCCCCGACGACCTGCGCGAGTCGGTCCACCTGCAGGGCAACGAGTTCAACGTCACGCTGAAGCCGAACTTCGACATCGGCAGCGACAGGGCCGAGGCCGTCATCGACCGCGGTCTGGTCTACCTCGTGGACCTCCTCGGCCGCGCGGTGTACAACGCCGCGGACGTTCCGGACGTCGCCGCCGAGGACGCAGACCCCGAGGGGTGGGCGCGGGCGTACTACGCCGAGGCCGACCCCGAGATTACGACGGTTCTCGACGCCGAAGACGCCGCGCCGGAGTGTGTCCCCGAGGACGTTCCGGACCCGATTCGGTCGCTCTTCGAACGCATCGACGTGGCGTACTACCACGCCGACGCGGCGGAAATCGGCTCGCTCGAACTCAACAAGACCGAGGGCGTGAAGGCCGCCCTCGACGTTCTCGACGTCTCGGACCCGTTCGTCCTCGTGATGGGCGACAGCAAGTCCGACCTTCGCGTGATGCGGTGGGCGGAGGAGGAGTCGGCCGGAATCGCGGCCGCGCCGGAACACGCCTCCGAGGACGTCCTCGACCACGTCCGAAGCACCGACGAACTCGTCTACGACCGGGGCGACGCCGCCTCGATGCTCCGCATCGCGTACGTGCTGAACGTCCTCGACGAACTCTGA
- a CDS encoding DUF7557 family protein has product MPQITLDEETVSRLDSLRVEDEDYDEIITELINIYEAEEMTLFHGGDEI; this is encoded by the coding sequence ATGCCGCAGATTACCCTCGACGAAGAGACGGTGTCACGCCTCGACAGCCTGCGGGTGGAAGACGAGGACTACGACGAGATAATAACCGAACTCATCAACATCTACGAGGCCGAGGAGATGACGCTGTTCCACGGCGGCGACGAAATCTAA
- a CDS encoding universal stress protein has protein sequence MYDRILVPTDGSEAARGAIRNAIDIASQYDATIHALYVVDSSVYASVETGADLVVESLEEEGKKAIAEVTDRARAEGVSSESAVVSGSTHQSILDYADDHDIDLIVMGTHGRTGINRYLLGSVTEKIVRSSDVPVLTVRMNGESAESEDETVA, from the coding sequence ATGTACGATCGAATACTCGTGCCGACGGACGGAAGCGAGGCGGCGAGGGGAGCGATTCGGAACGCGATAGACATCGCGTCGCAGTACGACGCCACCATCCACGCGCTGTACGTCGTGGATTCGAGCGTCTACGCCTCCGTCGAGACGGGAGCCGACCTCGTCGTCGAGTCCTTAGAGGAGGAGGGGAAGAAGGCGATAGCGGAGGTGACCGACCGGGCGCGCGCCGAGGGCGTCTCCTCGGAGTCGGCCGTCGTCTCGGGGTCCACCCACCAGAGCATCCTCGACTACGCCGACGACCACGACATCGACCTCATCGTGATGGGGACGCACGGCCGGACCGGAATCAACCGCTACCTGCTGGGGAGCGTCACCGAGAAGATCGTCAGAAGCTCCGACGTGCCGGTCCTGACGGTCCGGATGAACGGCGAGTCGGCCGAATCGGAAGACGAGACCGTCGCCTGA
- a CDS encoding MBL fold metallo-hydrolase encodes MTPEELHRAIARGDVAEQSSAARQTQSGDDVRLLDVRNRDEYEAWRISGETVDSTVVPYSRFMAAEVQGTVGELAAENGISEDENVVVVCGRGEASDYVAELLREAGYDAENLERGMRGWARVYDAREVPADAEATVLQYRRPSSGCLAYLVVSGEEAAVVDPLRAFADRYVADARERGAELRYAVDTHVHADHVSGVRDVADLTGAEIVLPTGAANRGLAYADAEEYDVRFVGGGDELRVGDATLTAVDAPGHTPEMTAFRLSDLLFAGDSLFVESVARPDLAEGDEGAPDAARRLHRTLTETFEAFEDDVTVAPGHYGEATEPAANGTYTATLGELRDRLSALSMDEAAFVEYVLGDMPPRPANYEEIVETNIGREALADEEAFELELGPNNCAATAA; translated from the coding sequence ATGACTCCCGAGGAACTCCACCGCGCGATAGCGCGCGGCGACGTAGCCGAACAGAGTTCGGCTGCCCGCCAGACGCAGTCCGGCGACGACGTTCGCCTCCTCGACGTTCGGAACCGAGACGAGTACGAGGCGTGGCGCATCTCCGGCGAGACGGTCGATTCGACTGTCGTTCCCTACTCCCGGTTCATGGCGGCCGAGGTGCAGGGCACCGTGGGCGAACTCGCCGCCGAAAACGGCATCTCCGAGGACGAGAACGTGGTGGTCGTCTGCGGGCGGGGCGAGGCCAGCGACTACGTGGCCGAACTCCTCCGCGAGGCGGGGTACGACGCCGAGAACCTCGAACGCGGGATGCGCGGGTGGGCGCGAGTGTACGACGCCCGCGAGGTGCCCGCCGACGCGGAGGCGACGGTGCTCCAGTACCGCCGCCCCTCCAGCGGATGCCTCGCGTACCTCGTCGTCTCCGGCGAGGAGGCGGCCGTCGTCGACCCCCTGCGCGCCTTCGCCGACCGGTACGTCGCGGACGCCCGCGAACGCGGCGCTGAACTCCGGTACGCCGTCGATACGCACGTCCACGCCGACCACGTCAGCGGCGTCCGCGACGTGGCCGACCTGACCGGCGCGGAGATCGTCCTCCCGACGGGAGCCGCGAACCGGGGACTCGCCTACGCCGACGCCGAGGAGTACGACGTTCGGTTCGTCGGCGGCGGAGACGAACTCCGCGTCGGGGACGCGACGCTCACGGCGGTGGACGCACCCGGACACACTCCGGAGATGACGGCGTTCCGCCTCTCGGACCTGCTCTTTGCGGGCGACAGCCTGTTCGTCGAGAGCGTCGCCCGCCCGGACTTAGCGGAGGGCGACGAGGGCGCACCGGACGCCGCGCGGCGACTCCACCGCACCCTGACGGAGACGTTCGAGGCGTTCGAAGACGACGTAACAGTTGCGCCCGGCCACTACGGAGAGGCGACCGAACCCGCGGCGAACGGGACGTACACGGCGACGCTCGGGGAACTCCGCGACCGGCTTTCGGCGCTGTCGATGGACGAGGCGGCGTTCGTCGAGTACGTCCTCGGGGATATGCCGCCGCGGCCCGCGAACTACGAGGAGATAGTGGAGACGAACATCGGACGGGAGGCGTTGGCCGACGAGGAGGCGTTCGAGTTGGAACTCGGACCGAACAACTGCGCGGCGACGGCGGCGTAG
- a CDS encoding DUF5799 family protein: protein MSDWTDTIVGDRMTVDREFNDRVTASEFTRQEWGLIMTATEFEIANASDPEEARIVADTEKLPQIMPELENVRSQMAQMGGSPGDGGSSGGGLFDSIKGALGLGGGSGVDQQRLDAAERLVQEYADELQNHLENRGKWEQVRIAYQE from the coding sequence ATGTCTGACTGGACCGACACCATCGTCGGCGACCGGATGACGGTCGACAGGGAGTTCAACGACCGAGTCACCGCCTCGGAGTTCACCCGACAGGAGTGGGGACTCATCATGACGGCGACGGAGTTCGAGATCGCGAACGCCTCCGACCCCGAGGAGGCGCGCATCGTCGCCGACACGGAGAAACTGCCGCAGATAATGCCCGAACTGGAGAACGTCCGCTCGCAGATGGCGCAGATGGGCGGGTCGCCCGGCGACGGCGGGAGTTCGGGCGGCGGACTGTTCGACTCGATAAAGGGCGCACTCGGACTCGGCGGCGGTAGCGGCGTCGACCAACAGCGACTGGACGCGGCGGAGCGACTGGTGCAGGAGTACGCAGACGAGCTACAGAACCACCTCGAAAATCGCGGCAAGTGGGAACAGGTTCGTATCGCGTATCAGGAGTGA
- the fba gene encoding class II fructose-bisphosphate aldolase, whose product MPFYGGDKLAQVYDEALESGFGLVASNVAEPNVMMGLMEGADRADSDLLLQMSGGACSFAGDGDPVAGLKAMGNYIEVMADRHDVGVFLNMDHQTDMEFIETQMELDVPSSIMIDASHEPFEENVERSRRVVEMADEKGADVLVEAELGQIKGVEDEIESEEAFYTDPEQAVEFVDRTGCDLLAISVGTQHGVAKGKDLELRPDLAADIREALRDHGLDTPLVLHGSSGVQPDQLRQMLQHGICKVNKDTRYQYEYTRTAYDLYRETPEAIVPPEGVEDDRDTFFNDTEWSPNKDVFDPRVVGRDIRARIADVHADLAEVAGSAGQSLYK is encoded by the coding sequence TTGCCGTTCTACGGCGGAGATAAACTCGCACAGGTGTACGACGAGGCCCTCGAATCGGGGTTCGGCCTCGTCGCAAGCAACGTGGCCGAACCGAACGTCATGATGGGGCTGATGGAGGGCGCGGACCGCGCGGACTCGGACCTCCTCCTGCAGATGAGCGGCGGCGCGTGCTCGTTCGCGGGCGACGGCGACCCCGTGGCCGGCCTGAAGGCGATGGGGAACTACATCGAGGTGATGGCCGACAGACACGACGTCGGCGTCTTCCTCAACATGGACCACCAGACGGACATGGAGTTCATCGAGACGCAGATGGAACTCGACGTCCCCTCCTCGATAATGATAGACGCCTCCCACGAACCGTTCGAGGAGAACGTCGAACGGAGTCGCCGCGTCGTCGAGATGGCCGACGAGAAGGGCGCCGACGTCCTCGTCGAGGCGGAACTCGGCCAGATAAAGGGCGTCGAGGACGAAATCGAGTCCGAGGAGGCGTTCTACACGGACCCCGAACAGGCCGTCGAGTTCGTCGACCGGACAGGATGCGACCTGCTGGCGATTTCGGTCGGGACGCAACACGGCGTCGCCAAGGGGAAGGACCTCGAACTGCGCCCGGACCTCGCGGCGGACATCCGGGAGGCCCTGCGCGACCACGGCCTCGACACGCCCCTCGTCCTGCACGGGTCCTCGGGCGTCCAACCGGACCAACTCCGGCAGATGCTCCAGCACGGCATCTGCAAGGTGAACAAGGACACCCGGTACCAGTACGAGTACACGCGGACGGCGTACGACCTCTACCGGGAGACCCCCGAGGCCATCGTGCCGCCGGAGGGCGTCGAGGACGACCGAGATACGTTCTTCAACGACACCGAGTGGTCGCCGAACAAGGACGTGTTCGACCCCCGCGTCGTCGGCCGGGACATCCGCGCCCGAATCGCGGACGTCCACGCCGACTTGGCGGAGGTGGCCGGAAGCGCGGGCCAGAGCCTCTACAAGTGA
- a CDS encoding MOSC domain-containing protein yields MTDARTDGRGRVEAIWTSPEEGEPMESTESVEAVEGGLHGDRYLLGTGYYSPYDVCQVTFVSASAIEEIREETGIDLSDGRHRRNVVVSVSDLRALLETTFRIGEAAFRGTRPRPPCAHVERVAGEEGVARALGDGRGGICADVVTPGTVRVGDELEVVEADPRTEGRSIIDRLRGDGDDGSQ; encoded by the coding sequence ATGACGGACGCTCGTACGGACGGACGCGGCCGCGTCGAGGCGATATGGACGAGTCCGGAGGAGGGCGAACCGATGGAGTCCACCGAGTCGGTGGAGGCCGTCGAGGGCGGACTCCACGGCGACCGGTATCTCCTCGGAACGGGCTACTACTCGCCGTACGACGTCTGTCAGGTGACGTTCGTCTCGGCGTCGGCCATCGAGGAGATACGCGAAGAGACGGGCATCGACCTCTCCGACGGCCGCCACCGGCGGAACGTCGTCGTCTCCGTCTCGGACCTCCGCGCCCTCTTGGAGACGACGTTCCGAATCGGCGAGGCGGCGTTCCGCGGGACGCGCCCGCGCCCGCCCTGCGCGCACGTCGAACGCGTCGCCGGCGAGGAGGGCGTCGCCCGCGCACTCGGCGACGGCCGCGGCGGCATCTGCGCCGACGTGGTGACGCCGGGGACGGTTCGCGTCGGCGACGAACTCGAAGTCGTCGAGGCCGACCCGCGGACGGAGGGGCGGTCGATAATCGACCGCCTGCGCGGCGATGGTGACGACGGTTCGCAGTAG
- a CDS encoding acetamidase/formamidase family protein, with protein sequence MPPDDHTVDYELSDQDENVHHVWDDGIDPAVTVEPGDVVRFECRDALNGQVGPDGTVEDLVNVDLDPVHPLTGPVRVEGAEPGDVLAVELLDFEHKGWGFTGFLPGEMGLGLLPEEFEEGGLHVWEFDGDTAEFVNGIEIPLDPFPGIIGVAPGAEGEHDTLPPRDVGGNVDVKQMTAGSTVYLPVEVEGALFSTGDCHAAQGDGEVSVTGVEAPMFVTARFDVLTEKSIEQPEVETTGPFTPTGADEPMYATTGIADDLMAATKKAIRHMINHLEAERDLTRGEAYILCSAAVDLKISQVVDAPNWTVTAFLPESIFP encoded by the coding sequence GTGCCCCCCGACGACCACACCGTCGACTACGAACTGAGCGACCAAGACGAGAACGTCCACCACGTCTGGGACGACGGCATCGACCCGGCGGTGACGGTCGAACCCGGCGACGTGGTCCGCTTCGAGTGTCGCGACGCGTTGAACGGGCAGGTCGGCCCCGACGGGACGGTGGAGGACCTCGTGAACGTCGACCTCGACCCCGTCCACCCCCTCACCGGCCCCGTGCGCGTCGAGGGCGCGGAACCGGGCGACGTGTTGGCCGTCGAACTCCTCGACTTCGAACACAAAGGGTGGGGGTTCACCGGCTTTCTGCCCGGCGAGATGGGCCTCGGCCTCCTTCCGGAGGAGTTCGAGGAGGGCGGCCTGCACGTCTGGGAGTTCGACGGCGACACCGCGGAGTTCGTAAACGGCATCGAGATTCCGCTGGACCCGTTCCCCGGCATCATCGGCGTCGCGCCCGGCGCGGAGGGCGAACACGACACCCTCCCGCCGCGCGACGTCGGCGGCAACGTAGACGTAAAGCAGATGACCGCCGGTTCGACGGTGTACCTCCCGGTGGAAGTCGAGGGCGCGTTGTTCTCGACGGGCGACTGCCACGCCGCGCAGGGCGACGGCGAGGTGTCCGTCACGGGCGTCGAAGCGCCGATGTTCGTCACCGCGCGGTTCGACGTACTGACGGAGAAGTCCATCGAGCAACCGGAGGTGGAGACGACGGGACCGTTCACGCCGACGGGCGCGGACGAACCGATGTACGCGACGACCGGCATCGCCGACGACCTGATGGCGGCGACGAAGAAGGCGATACGGCACATGATAAACCACCTCGAAGCCGAACGGGACCTGACGCGCGGGGAGGCGTACATCCTCTGTTCGGCCGCGGTGGACCTCAAGATAAGTCAGGTCGTGGACGCGCCCAACTGGACGGTGACGGCGTTTCTCCCCGAGAGCATCTTCCCCTGA
- a CDS encoding beta-class carbonic anhydrase, whose product MSPDESDDGGERVHERVDAAVEERDDWARRRRKGIPTDERLLVVACMDERIPVEAALGLELGDAQVYRNAGGKVTDDVIRSAALTTNFFETEEIIVVNHTDCGMMSAPDDAVVEGLEAQVGGSLADVHLDPSLPELDIGDASIADWVRMTDDIDEACAAQVAYLEDHELIPEDVTVRGYVYEVESGELRRPGERVAAQVNERVEE is encoded by the coding sequence ATGTCACCGGACGAGAGCGACGACGGGGGAGAACGGGTTCACGAACGAGTAGACGCCGCCGTGGAGGAACGCGACGACTGGGCGAGGCGACGGCGCAAGGGGATTCCGACGGACGAGCGACTGCTCGTCGTCGCGTGTATGGACGAACGCATCCCCGTAGAGGCGGCGTTGGGGCTCGAACTCGGCGACGCGCAGGTGTACCGCAACGCCGGCGGGAAGGTGACCGACGACGTGATTCGGAGCGCTGCGCTGACGACGAACTTCTTCGAGACGGAGGAGATAATCGTCGTGAACCACACCGACTGCGGGATGATGAGCGCGCCCGACGACGCCGTGGTCGAAGGACTCGAAGCGCAGGTCGGGGGGTCGTTAGCGGACGTGCACCTCGACCCGTCGCTGCCGGAACTCGACATCGGCGACGCGTCGATAGCCGATTGGGTCCGCATGACGGACGACATCGACGAAGCGTGCGCGGCGCAGGTGGCGTACCTCGAGGACCACGAGTTGATTCCGGAGGACGTCACCGTGAGGGGGTACGTGTACGAAGTCGAGAGCGGGGAACTTCGACGCCCCGGCGAACGCGTCGCGGCGCAGGTGAACGAGAGAGTCGAGGAGTAG
- a CDS encoding 2Fe-2S iron-sulfur cluster-binding protein, which produces MTEYTVEFVGTDETIEVSDKQTILKACIDEGIAQEYSCRVGMCLACSAEILEGEVTQPAARGLTDEEAERFALTCMARPQSDLKLDRGVYPPSIEDDAAASAPAADDD; this is translated from the coding sequence ATGACTGAGTACACCGTCGAGTTCGTCGGGACGGACGAGACCATCGAAGTGTCCGACAAACAGACCATCCTCAAGGCCTGCATCGACGAGGGTATCGCACAGGAGTACTCCTGCCGCGTCGGGATGTGTCTGGCCTGTTCCGCCGAAATCCTCGAAGGCGAGGTGACCCAACCCGCCGCCCGCGGTCTGACCGACGAGGAGGCGGAGCGCTTCGCCCTGACGTGCATGGCGCGCCCCCAGAGCGACCTGAAACTCGACCGCGGCGTCTACCCCCCGAGCATCGAGGACGACGCCGCCGCATCGGCCCCCGCGGCCGACGACGACTGA
- a CDS encoding mandelate racemase/muconate lactonizing enzyme family protein, translated as MSKDYSELHDPNAEYTMRELSAETMGATAKRGGGRDVEITDVQTTMIDGNFPWTLVRIYTDAGVVGTGEAYWGAGVPELIERMKPFVVGENPLDIDRLFEHLVQKMSGEGSVEGVTVTAISGIEIALHDLAGKILDVPAYQLLGGKYRDKVRVYCDCHTEEEADPEACADEAERVVEELGYDALKFDLDVPSGFEKDRANRHLRPGEVRHKAEIVEKVTERVKDRADVAFDCHWTFSANSAQRLAAAIEDYDVWWLEDPVPPENLEVQEEVTKSTTTPITVGENRYRVTEERRLIENQAVDIIAPDLPKVGGMRETRKIADVANQYYIPVAMHNVSSPIATMASAHVGTAIPNSLAVEYHSYELGWWDDLVEETVIEDGYIEIPEKPGLGLTLDMDTVEEHMVAGETLFDEE; from the coding sequence ATGAGCAAAGACTACTCGGAACTCCACGACCCGAACGCGGAGTACACGATGCGAGAGCTGTCCGCAGAGACGATGGGTGCCACCGCAAAAAGGGGTGGCGGCCGCGACGTCGAAATCACCGACGTCCAGACGACGATGATAGACGGGAACTTCCCGTGGACGCTCGTCCGCATCTACACCGACGCGGGCGTCGTCGGCACCGGCGAAGCCTACTGGGGCGCGGGCGTCCCCGAACTCATCGAACGGATGAAGCCGTTCGTCGTCGGCGAGAATCCCCTCGACATCGACCGACTGTTCGAGCATCTCGTCCAGAAGATGTCCGGCGAGGGCTCCGTCGAGGGCGTCACCGTCACCGCCATCTCCGGCATCGAGATTGCGCTTCACGACCTCGCGGGCAAGATTCTCGACGTTCCCGCCTACCAACTGCTCGGCGGGAAGTACCGCGACAAGGTCCGCGTCTACTGCGACTGTCACACCGAAGAAGAGGCCGACCCCGAAGCCTGCGCCGACGAGGCGGAACGAGTCGTCGAAGAACTCGGCTACGACGCCCTAAAATTCGACCTAGACGTGCCCTCGGGCTTCGAGAAGGACCGCGCGAATCGCCACCTCCGCCCCGGCGAGGTTCGCCACAAGGCCGAAATCGTCGAGAAAGTCACCGAGCGAGTCAAAGACCGCGCTGACGTCGCCTTCGACTGCCACTGGACGTTCTCCGCCAACTCCGCGCAACGCCTCGCGGCCGCCATCGAAGACTACGACGTCTGGTGGCTAGAAGACCCCGTCCCGCCGGAGAACCTCGAAGTGCAGGAAGAGGTCACCAAGTCCACGACGACGCCGATTACGGTGGGCGAGAACCGCTACCGCGTCACCGAGGAACGCCGCCTCATCGAGAACCAAGCAGTGGACATCATCGCGCCGGACCTGCCGAAAGTCGGCGGCATGCGCGAGACGCGGAAAATCGCGGACGTTGCGAACCAGTACTACATCCCCGTGGCGATGCACAACGTCTCTTCGCCTATCGCCACGATGGCCTCCGCGCACGTCGGCACGGCCATTCCGAACTCGCTGGCCGTCGAGTACCACTCCTACGAACTCGGTTGGTGGGACGACCTCGTGGAGGAGACGGTCATCGAAGACGGCTACATCGAGATTCCCGAAAAGCCCGGCCTCGGTCTGACGCTCGACATGGACACGGTGGAAGAGCACATGGTCGCAGGCGAGACTCTCTTCGACGAAGAATAA
- a CDS encoding rubrerythrin family protein codes for MDGKRLRTEIEESKATELNRLGSQQLLVALTDAQLTAERVLDVAAASEHAARETFRGWADDEEDDDAREAFAAVAEQEDDHLRRVTDELDGEWEADGEPGPMHAYLRGREATVERIGGGMVGRPLVSLRTHNQLVGFFVNEADERRADVIRGLKAETEEVLDDGLGLLERTCETDDDWQAAQMVAEYTVQLAYDDYADALRNLGFDPRSVC; via the coding sequence ATGGACGGGAAGCGACTGCGGACCGAAATCGAGGAGTCGAAGGCGACGGAGTTGAACCGACTCGGCTCCCAACAGTTGCTCGTCGCGTTGACCGACGCGCAACTGACGGCCGAACGCGTCCTCGACGTGGCGGCGGCGAGCGAACACGCCGCGCGGGAGACGTTCCGGGGGTGGGCGGACGACGAAGAGGACGACGACGCCCGGGAGGCGTTCGCCGCCGTCGCCGAACAGGAGGACGACCACCTCCGCCGGGTGACCGACGAACTCGACGGGGAGTGGGAGGCCGACGGCGAACCGGGGCCGATGCACGCCTACCTCCGGGGGCGCGAAGCGACAGTGGAGCGAATCGGCGGCGGCATGGTCGGGCGGCCGTTGGTGAGCCTTCGGACGCACAACCAACTCGTCGGCTTCTTCGTCAACGAGGCGGACGAACGCCGCGCGGACGTGATACGCGGGTTGAAGGCCGAGACGGAGGAGGTGTTGGACGACGGCCTCGGCCTCTTGGAGCGAACGTGCGAGACGGACGACGACTGGCAGGCCGCACAGATGGTCGCGGAGTACACCGTCCAACTCGCCTACGACGACTACGCCGACGCCCTCAGAAACCTCGGGTTCGACCCGCGGTCGGTGTGCTGA